In the Wyeomyia smithii strain HCP4-BCI-WySm-NY-G18 chromosome 2, ASM2978416v1, whole genome shotgun sequence genome, one interval contains:
- the LOC129721359 gene encoding peroxisome biogenesis factor 2, which translates to MKTYFVPRVNQLDSIQLDNEIVNVIKEQIHNVLRNLPPGLLSSFQPEINIIVSSVLWNYSIRKSFASFGQQMLSITYEQDQLGANKLKAHYALTVALDYLKEMAQYRLTGWTILQRIVSWSENCLTLLKLLNFFRFLRSGRKPSLVDYILRLDHRSIDGAKRRTIGYSYMTRELIWAGFMELLGFTIPIINYHALKRRLRNLLKLEAGPQAVRKIQLDVNSKCVYCNERVTLPHHMGCGHVFCYYCLKGNLLADEGFQCNVCDFKSGTFEKVIAG; encoded by the exons ATGAAAACTTATTTTGTTCCGCGAGTAAATCAG CTCGACTCTATTCAACTTGACAACGAAATAGTGAACGTTATCAAAGAGCAAATTCACAATGTCCTGCGGAATCTACCG CCCGGTCTACTGAGCAGTTTTCAACCGGAAATTAACATTATAGTTAGCTCCGTACTATGGAACTATTCGATCCGAAAGTCCTTCGCTAGTTTCGGCCAGCAAATGTTGTCCATCACTTACGAGCAGGACCAGCTTGGAGCGAATAAACTAAAAGCTCACTACGCGCTTACCGTGGCTTTAGACTACCTGAAGGAGATGGCCCAGTACCGGCTCACCGGGTGGACAATACTACAGCGGATCGTCAGCTGGTCGGAAAACTGCCTAACCCTGCTGAAGCTGCTTAATTTCTTCCGCTTTCTGCGTAGCGGACGAAAGCCATCACTGGTGGACTACATTCTGCGGTTGGACCACCGTTCGATCGATGGAGCTAAACGTCGAACCATCGGCTATTCCTACATGACTCGCGAGTTGATCTGGGCAGGGTTTATGGAGCTGCTGGGTTTTACAATACCAATCATCAATTATCACGCACTGAAACGAAGACTTAGGAATTTGCTCAAGCTGGAAGCGGGCCCACAAGCAGTTCGGAAGATTCAACTGGACGTGAACAGTAAATGCGTGTACTGCAATGAGCGGGTTACGCTACCGCATCACATGGGATGTGGTCACGTGTTTTGCTATTACTGCTTGAAG GGTAATTTGTTAGCGGATGAAGGCTTTCAATGCAACGTTTGTGATTTTAAAAGTGGAACTTTTGAAAAAGTTATTGCGGGATAG
- the LOC129721358 gene encoding calpain-7-like: MSSEAECRGILSRALDADEAGQKELAIELYGKAVEAILRIDDREKREKLNRFAMQALERAEELKGIKYVPAEPTTTRPVRSSTSVLSPGQSPKLEVSGSHNTYTNEEKKVLEYTSHINSKVYVPFMDIDLMEKFVFSIPFTDKDGVLELAPKQKRDFVQWVRVSELCEQPKLIAGDHADFYSIRQTVVSDCSFVASLAVASLYEKRFNRRILTSIIYPRNSRDEPIYNSSGKYSIRMHVNGIPRKVVIDDYLPLGRHHQLLCSYSSNKSEFWVSLLEKAYMKLMGGYDFPGSNSNIDLHALTGWIPERVAIRPNDSDFDADGVFNRLKEGLSVGRCLVTVATGDLSDAEAERTGLVSTHAYAVLNMREVDGVKLLQLKNPWSHLRWRGNYSELDVTHWTPELQQLLDYDPKMAANYDNGVFWIDYNSILNFFEVFYLNWDPALFQFTYCIHQSWSAGVGPSKDAYNVGDNPQFSLTVPAGKGSVWILLTRHITTIEDFRENREYITVLVYKNNGKRVYYPSDPPPFIDGVRINSPHYLCKIRLNPSSVRRYTLVISQYEKTATIYYSLRAYCRDKFELKKIDSHFTTVENLNGEWKGRTAGGCPNHPLTYKHNPLYRLNVGSKDPSQLVVELRGPKVYQVGLELTVVSLENPEVTAPFISQTTGNYRSGFCVLDLEGIPAGVYQLRPSTFLPEQESPFFLKFKSTTNLIVEKLN; encoded by the exons ATGTCGAGTGAAGCCGAGTGCCGTGGGATTCTATCCCGGGCACTGGATGCAGATGAAGCTGGCCAAAAGGAGCTGGCTATCGAACTGTACGGGAAAGCAGTGGAAGCTATTCTGCGTATTGACGATCGCGAGAAACGAGAAAAGTTGAACAGGTTTGCCATGCAGGCCCTGGAACGTGCCGAAGAATTGAAAGGAATCAAATATGTTCCGGCGGAGCCGACAACAACGCGACCAGTCCGAAGCAGCACCAGTGTCT taagtCCTGGACAAAGCCCCAAACTAGAGGTTAGTGGATCCCATAATACCTACACAAATGAGGAGAAAAAAGTCCTCGAATATACTTCGCACATCAACTCGAAGGTGTATGTTCCGTTCATGGATATAGATCTGATGGAAAAGTTCGTCTTTTCTATTCCGTTTACCGATAAGGATGGAGTCCTGGAGCTGGCACCGAAGCAGAAGCGCGACTTTGTCCAATGGGTGAGGGTGAGTGAACTGTGCGAACAACCAAAGCTGATTGCTGGGGATCATGCCGATTTTTACAGCATTCGGCAGACGGTGGTTTCAGACTGCAGTTTCGTAGCATCGCTGGCAGTTGCTTCGCTGTACGAGAAACGATTCAATCGAAGAATTTTAACGTCGATCATCTACCCGAGAAACAGCCGCGATGAACCGATCTACAACTCGAGCGGAAAGTATTCGATTCGTATGCACGTGAACGGGATCCCCCGGAAGGTGGTGATTGATGACTATCTGCCACTGGGCAGGCATCATCAGCTGCTGTGTTCCTACTCGAGTAATAAAAGTGAATTTTGGGTGTCTCTGCTAGAGAAAGCGTACATGAAGCTGATGGGAGGATATGATTTTCCCGGGTCTAACAGT aacatTGACTTGCACGCTTTGACCGGCTGGATTCCGGAGCGTGTAGCAATCCGTCCGAATGATTCTGATTTCGATGCTGATGGTGTTTTCAATCGACTCAAGGAAGGTTTGAGTGTTGGGCGATGTTTGGTCACGGTAGCGACTGGTGATCTGTCGGATGCCGAAGCTGAACGCACTGGGTTAGTTTCGACTCATGCTTATGCAGTACTTAACATGCGTGAGGTGGATGGGGTAAAGCTGTTGCAGTTAAAGAATCCTTGGTCGCATCTCCGCTGGCGTGGAAACTATTCAGAGCTAGATGTAACGCACTGGACACCGGAATTGCAGCAGCTATTGGACTATGATCCTAAGATGGCAGCCAACTACGACAATGGAGTTTTCTGGATCGACTACAACTCGATACTGAACTTTTTCGAAGTGTTCTATCTGAACTGGGATCCAGCTCTGTTTCAGTTTACCTACTGCATTCATCAGTCGTGGTCAGCGGGTGTTGGACCTTCGAAAGATGCCTACAACGTTGGGGATAATCCTCAGTTCAGTTTGACTGTTCCGGCTGGTAAAGGTTCCGTTTGGATCCTGCTAACGAGACACATCACGACGATCGAAGACTTTCGCGAAAACCGAGAATATATCACAGTCCTAGTGTATAAAAATAATGGTAAACGAGTCTACTATCCCT CGGATCCACCACCTTTTATCGACGGGGTCCGAATCAACAGTCCACACTATCTGTGCAAAATTCGCTTGAACCCGAGTTCCGTTCGGCGTTACACACTTGTGATATCGCAATATGAAAAGACAGCGACCATTTATTACTCACTGCGAGCTTATTGTCGCGATAAGTTTGAACTAAAGAAGATCGACAGTCACTTCACGACCgtagaaaat CTCAACGGCGAGTGGAAAGGTCGAACGGCGGGTGGATGTCCAAATCATCCGCTGACTTACAAGCACAATCCGCTTTACCGGTTGAACGTGGGTTCAAAAGACCCCAGCCAGCTGGTGGTGGAACTACGTGGCCCAAAAGTCTACCAGGTTGGGCTGGAACTTACGGTCGTCTCACTGGAGAACCCGGAAGTGACGGCCCCGTTCATATCACAGACGACCGGCAACTATCGGTCCGGTTTCTGCGTGCTGGATTTGGAAGGTATCCCAGCCGGAGTGTATCAGCTGCGTCCGTCCACGTTTCTGCCCGAACAGGAATCACCCTTTTTTCTCAAGTTCAAATCAACAACGAATTTGATCGTCGAGAAGTTAAACTGA
- the LOC129722729 gene encoding protein transport protein Sec61 subunit gamma — MDQIAKIYEPGRSFAKDSIRLIKRCTKPDRREFQKIAIATAIGFCIMGFIGFFVKLIHIPINNIIVGS, encoded by the coding sequence ATGGATCAAATCGCCAAAATCTACGAACCCGGCCGTTCGTTCGCGAAGGACTCGATCAGGCTGATCAAGCGCTGCACCAAGCCAGATCGTCGCGAGTTCCAGAAAATCGCTATCGCAACCGCAATCGGCTTCTGCATTATGGGATTTATCGGTTTCTTCGTGAAATTGATACACATTCCGATCAACAACATTATCGTTGGCTCGTAA